In Bacteroidota bacterium, one DNA window encodes the following:
- a CDS encoding sigma-70 family RNA polymerase sigma factor produces the protein MRISKQYTNRESQSLDMYLQEIGRMDLLNSQMEIDLARRIRASGPDSQKAMEILVKANLRFVVSVAKQYQNQGLSLGDLINEGNLGLIKAAKRFDETRGFKFISYAVWWIRQSILQALAEQSRIVRLPLNRVGALNKIGKKFSQLEQEFEREPTAAELAEKLDMSAVEVSETLKISGRHLSVDAPFAQGDDNRLLDVLHDPAQQSPDNILMGDSLRIEVKRALTTLSAREREVLELFYGLDDQPAMSLEEIAARFNLTRERVRQIKEKAIRRLRHAHKTKLLRNFLG, from the coding sequence ATGCGCATTTCCAAACAATACACGAACCGCGAAAGCCAATCGCTCGATATGTATCTGCAAGAGATCGGCAGAATGGATCTGTTGAACTCTCAGATGGAGATCGATCTCGCACGGCGGATCCGTGCCAGCGGGCCAGACTCGCAGAAGGCCATGGAGATCTTGGTCAAGGCCAATCTTCGTTTCGTTGTTTCGGTTGCCAAGCAATACCAGAACCAGGGTCTTTCGCTCGGCGATCTGATCAACGAAGGTAATCTTGGCCTGATCAAGGCCGCAAAGCGTTTCGACGAAACACGCGGCTTCAAGTTCATCTCGTACGCGGTGTGGTGGATTCGTCAGTCGATCCTTCAAGCCCTCGCCGAGCAATCGCGTATTGTTCGTCTGCCGCTCAATCGTGTCGGTGCGCTCAATAAGATCGGCAAAAAGTTTTCCCAGCTCGAGCAGGAGTTCGAGCGCGAGCCAACGGCGGCAGAACTCGCCGAGAAGCTCGACATGAGCGCTGTCGAGGTGTCCGAGACACTCAAAATCTCTGGCCGTCACCTTTCGGTAGATGCGCCGTTCGCACAGGGCGACGACAACCGTTTGCTCGACGTGCTCCACGATCCCGCACAGCAGTCGCCCGATAATATCTTGATGGGCGATTCGCTCCGCATCGAGGTAAAGCGTGCGCTGACGACGCTTTCGGCTCGCGAGCGCGAAGTGTTGGAGCTCTTCTACGGACTCGACGATCAGCCGGCAATGTCGCTCGAAGAGATCGCCGCCCGCTTCAATCTTACACGCGAGCGCGTGCGCCAGATCAAGGAAAAGGCAATCCGCCGACTGCGTCACGCACACAAGACGAAGTTGCTGCGCAACTTCCTGGGATAA
- a CDS encoding NUDIX hydrolase gives MLKVLHQLRSSVLIQNPWWQYRLDAYEHPDGSEGEFHYVHTPGSVFVIAVTDDQKFVLTKQYRYLNRRTSIEFCGGGVKAHLGIEGSARAELQEETGFECGSLTQIGSFNPMNGVTDELCTVFVARDLKPVPPKPDTTEEFEICVCSRSECVELIRSGELWDGMTLAALALFDAHTNRIQP, from the coding sequence ATGCTCAAAGTACTTCACCAACTCCGATCGTCGGTGCTGATCCAGAACCCATGGTGGCAATACCGCCTCGACGCATACGAACACCCGGATGGCAGCGAAGGTGAATTCCACTACGTGCATACACCGGGCTCGGTGTTCGTAATCGCCGTCACTGACGATCAAAAGTTCGTGTTGACGAAACAATACCGATATCTGAACCGCCGCACGAGCATCGAATTCTGCGGCGGCGGAGTGAAGGCGCACTTGGGCATTGAAGGGTCGGCACGCGCCGAGCTACAGGAAGAGACAGGGTTCGAGTGCGGTTCGCTTACCCAAATCGGCTCGTTCAATCCGATGAACGGTGTGACCGACGAGCTCTGCACCGTATTCGTCGCCCGCGATCTGAAACCTGTTCCGCCGAAGCCCGATACAACCGAGGAGTTCGAGATTTGTGTCTGTTCTCGCAGCGAATGCGTCGAACTGATACGCTCGGGCGAACTCTGGGACGGGATGACCCTTGCAGCACTTGCGCTCTTCGATGCGCATACTAATCGTATTCAACCATGA
- a CDS encoding DUF1800 domain-containing protein has translation MDRRSFLRTAGISTAATAVLSNEVLAQENTPNTLTATPQNIRAAANRSRLKIQSTISPWNPGPNDWNATTIGHLYRRAGFGATLAEVAAAQGKTYSAVVDALLNDSLLAPVTPPTDSDKWLHVQPDSSQAEMIRYQGYMRDIRSHWTAQMAQPASMLREKMTLFWMNHFCVEETKVYYPQLMYSYLDYFRQHAWGDFKQMVKDVTVHPAMLRYLDGIYNIGRNPNENYARELQELFTMGPVWAKDGVTPNYTQDDVKAIAHILTGWDVDTQAPAPNILPTRYTISNHDSSFQHIYDDPTTGQHVYYNLDAVAKYAPTVTYDRELIDTMFAQRGERIAWFMCKKLYQYFVYHEPNMEDAATQAVIQGMVDTFMVKWSIKDVLSQLFKSEHFFDAVNIGAMPKSPVEHIVGMIRQFDLPVDELSAGYLYAYTYAQGQYILDPPNVKGWPGYHNWISTTTLPIRNVLAAALTVSQNHSIPTAGTDGNGRPYTATTLDDTKFLTWAKKFSNYGTDFDSMLAELSTFLCAQPLGPLALQYIKNQMPPNTYEWGTLDDTGKLSALRQMTNKIMLLAEYHLA, from the coding sequence ATGGATAGACGCTCATTTCTTCGGACAGCGGGTATCAGTACTGCTGCGACCGCTGTACTCTCGAACGAGGTGCTCGCTCAGGAGAACACACCGAACACACTCACCGCAACACCACAAAACATCCGCGCCGCTGCCAACCGAAGCCGTTTGAAGATTCAGTCGACGATCAGTCCGTGGAATCCAGGACCGAACGATTGGAACGCAACGACGATCGGCCATCTCTACCGACGTGCCGGGTTTGGAGCGACACTTGCTGAAGTTGCTGCAGCTCAAGGCAAGACTTACTCTGCAGTCGTCGACGCGCTGCTCAATGATTCGCTGCTCGCTCCGGTGACGCCGCCGACCGACTCCGATAAGTGGCTGCACGTCCAGCCCGACTCCAGCCAAGCGGAAATGATTCGCTATCAAGGCTACATGCGCGATATCCGTTCGCACTGGACCGCACAGATGGCTCAGCCAGCTTCGATGCTTCGCGAGAAGATGACGCTTTTCTGGATGAATCACTTCTGTGTCGAAGAGACCAAGGTCTATTACCCGCAGTTGATGTATTCCTACCTCGACTACTTCCGCCAACATGCTTGGGGCGACTTCAAGCAGATGGTGAAGGATGTCACGGTTCATCCAGCGATGCTCCGGTACCTTGATGGAATCTACAACATTGGAAGGAACCCTAACGAGAATTACGCTCGAGAATTGCAGGAGCTGTTCACAATGGGACCTGTCTGGGCTAAAGACGGTGTTACGCCGAATTACACTCAAGACGACGTAAAGGCCATTGCCCATATCCTCACTGGTTGGGACGTTGATACCCAGGCACCGGCCCCAAACATCCTGCCAACACGGTACACAATTTCGAACCACGATTCAAGCTTCCAGCACATCTACGACGATCCCACGACAGGCCAGCATGTCTATTACAATCTCGATGCTGTTGCCAAGTATGCACCGACGGTTACCTACGATCGTGAGCTGATCGATACGATGTTCGCGCAGCGCGGCGAGCGCATCGCCTGGTTCATGTGCAAGAAGCTCTACCAGTACTTTGTCTACCACGAGCCGAACATGGAGGATGCTGCGACCCAGGCGGTGATTCAGGGGATGGTGGATACGTTTATGGTGAAGTGGAGCATCAAGGACGTGCTCTCGCAGCTCTTCAAGAGCGAGCATTTCTTCGACGCGGTGAACATCGGCGCAATGCCGAAGTCGCCGGTCGAACACATTGTCGGGATGATCCGCCAGTTCGATCTTCCGGTCGATGAACTCTCGGCCGGCTACTTGTATGCATATACGTATGCGCAGGGGCAGTACATCCTCGACCCACCGAATGTGAAGGGGTGGCCGGGGTATCATAACTGGATCAGTACCACCACGCTTCCGATCCGAAACGTGTTGGCTGCTGCGCTGACGGTCAGCCAGAACCACTCGATCCCAACGGCAGGCACCGACGGTAACGGAAGACCGTACACTGCTACCACGCTCGACGATACAAAATTTCTCACGTGGGCGAAGAAGTTCTCCAACTACGGGACGGACTTCGATTCGATGCTGGCCGAACTCTCGACGTTCTTATGCGCACAGCCGCTCGGGCCACTGGCGCTTCAGTACATCAAGAACCAGATGCCGCCGAACACATACGAGTGGGGAACACTCGACGACACTGGCAAACTGAGCGCCCTGCGCCAGATGACCAACAAGATCATGTTACTTGCGGAATATCACTTAGCATAA
- a CDS encoding carboxypeptidase regulatory-like domain-containing protein — protein MLLTGAPASRASGSVAEHLHYSVLVLDSSHRQPIQLARVSLHRGASLVKGGLSDATGYAEFEDIAPGTYTLTVSFVNYHSYRDSVRLAAGHTVDTVYLAEQLQEEVVVGAEQEAPTLTAIDVRSGVQVVDLERQHLSPTSRMSSVLQQNILGAAKAPSGEIHIRGQHAEYAYYVDGILIPPGVFGGFNEVVEDKVIDHATFYTGALPAEYGGPTAAVIDLVNRVPSGSARLDVETYAGTFLGRDNSAPASLGIGTGTLRPINANGQTISLSNHFGDLGVFLSGNRQESDRRLDAPLPYIYHDHGFDYSGYAKIDYLLGPNDYITSNLNYAKTYTQIPFDPVNEGVKSDLQNTYNSFQTLSYFHTISRENDRESDLFVGAFAREGNLTFTPGRIDPRSFHFADDTVNGYAIAQDRNYTNYGIRLKWNDRFSHELLLSAGLNASVTNGDGRFDALDTSGTIGRTLGTNFHGTDVGVFVQTEYHPFEWTRFDVGVRYDQQIAPDRDAERGVSPRLRWNLYLDDATTCYLSYGKYFIPANIEELRALAVATGSNTTPTLAERDDAYELGVLHSFENGLHLKADIFRKVQLPGVDDETIGSSAIETSVNIAAVKVTGIEMGLSYNPVNDPLSGYINASIIHAYGSGAVTGGFLPIADLGSVSDLDHDQRLSLVASINYEPSSWFANITAMYSSGLSNGNESFAYSSGLFDLNQGAHTTPSWIVNCSIGYTFFIPGGGEIEPSLYLGNIFDNVHPIKGSYFSGAAWEEPRNLQFKVEVHI, from the coding sequence TTGTTGTTAACCGGAGCTCCCGCGTCGCGGGCATCGGGTTCAGTTGCCGAACATCTTCATTATTCAGTCCTTGTTCTCGATTCGTCACATCGTCAGCCGATCCAGCTTGCGCGTGTCTCGCTCCACCGAGGGGCATCACTTGTGAAAGGCGGACTGAGCGATGCGACGGGCTACGCAGAATTCGAGGATATTGCTCCGGGTACATATACCCTGACCGTTAGTTTTGTCAATTATCATTCGTATCGTGACTCCGTGAGACTTGCGGCAGGACATACGGTCGATACTGTATATCTGGCAGAACAATTACAGGAGGAAGTTGTCGTTGGCGCCGAGCAAGAAGCGCCGACACTGACGGCGATCGATGTGCGTAGCGGTGTACAGGTGGTCGATCTCGAGCGGCAGCATTTATCGCCGACATCGCGGATGTCGAGCGTGCTGCAACAGAATATTCTCGGTGCCGCAAAAGCGCCGTCCGGAGAAATTCACATCCGTGGTCAGCATGCGGAGTATGCATATTATGTCGATGGGATCCTCATTCCGCCGGGGGTATTTGGTGGGTTCAATGAAGTCGTTGAAGACAAGGTCATCGATCATGCCACGTTCTATACCGGCGCATTGCCGGCGGAATATGGCGGACCGACCGCTGCCGTGATTGATCTCGTCAATCGTGTTCCGAGCGGCTCGGCCCGGCTCGATGTGGAAACGTACGCCGGCACATTTCTCGGGCGCGACAACTCCGCACCTGCTTCGCTCGGCATCGGGACCGGAACGCTTCGACCGATCAACGCGAACGGGCAGACAATCTCGTTGAGCAATCACTTCGGAGACCTCGGCGTCTTCCTTTCGGGGAATCGGCAGGAAAGCGACCGCAGGCTCGATGCGCCGCTCCCATATATCTACCACGATCATGGCTTCGACTATTCGGGCTATGCAAAGATCGACTATCTGCTCGGCCCAAACGATTACATCACGTCGAATCTGAACTACGCAAAGACGTACACACAAATCCCGTTCGATCCGGTGAACGAAGGTGTGAAGTCCGATCTGCAGAATACCTACAATAGTTTTCAGACACTTTCGTATTTCCACACGATCAGCCGTGAGAACGATCGCGAATCCGATCTGTTCGTTGGCGCGTTTGCCCGCGAGGGTAACCTGACGTTCACGCCGGGACGCATCGACCCTCGTTCGTTTCACTTTGCAGACGATACTGTCAACGGGTACGCCATTGCGCAGGATCGTAACTATACCAATTACGGCATTCGACTGAAATGGAACGATCGGTTCTCACACGAATTGCTTCTGAGTGCAGGGCTTAACGCATCCGTCACCAATGGAGACGGGCGATTCGACGCACTCGATACGAGCGGCACAATCGGCCGAACACTCGGCACTAACTTTCATGGCACCGACGTGGGCGTGTTCGTGCAAACGGAATACCACCCGTTCGAATGGACACGGTTCGATGTAGGCGTGCGCTACGATCAACAGATTGCACCCGATCGGGATGCTGAACGCGGAGTGAGCCCGCGACTGCGATGGAATCTGTACCTTGACGATGCGACAACCTGCTACCTGTCGTATGGCAAGTATTTTATTCCTGCCAACATCGAAGAACTACGGGCGCTTGCTGTCGCGACTGGCAGCAATACGACGCCAACGCTTGCCGAGCGTGACGATGCATACGAACTCGGCGTGCTGCATTCGTTCGAAAACGGATTGCACCTGAAAGCGGATATCTTCCGAAAGGTGCAATTACCGGGCGTGGACGACGAGACGATCGGGTCGAGTGCGATCGAGACGTCTGTAAATATCGCAGCAGTCAAGGTGACCGGCATCGAAATGGGATTATCGTATAACCCGGTGAACGATCCGCTGAGCGGGTATATCAATGCGTCGATCATTCACGCTTATGGTTCGGGTGCGGTCACCGGCGGTTTCTTGCCGATCGCGGATTTGGGAAGCGTGAGCGACCTCGATCACGACCAACGACTGTCGCTTGTTGCTTCGATCAACTACGAACCGTCGAGTTGGTTCGCGAATATCACGGCAATGTATAGTTCGGGGTTGTCGAACGGAAACGAGTCCTTCGCATACTCGTCTGGCCTCTTCGATCTCAATCAGGGAGCGCACACGACACCGTCATGGATTGTCAACTGCTCGATCGGGTACACGTTCTTCATTCCCGGCGGCGGGGAGATCGAGCCTTCGCTCTATCTCGGCAATATCTTCGACAACGTACATCCGATCAAAGGCTCGTACTTCAGCGGTGCAGCATGGGAAGAACCGAGGAATCTGCAATTCAAAGTAGAAGTGCATATATAA
- the asnB gene encoding asparagine synthase (glutamine-hydrolyzing), with translation MCGIAGVYEYGFRANPTTSEAILTRMSDAMIHRGPDDAGNFISRDGTCGLTFRRLAIVDLSPAGHQPMVTKDGRFAITFNGEIYNHLEVRAELEAKGYQYHSRSDTETILYAFEEWGEECFTKFLGMFAVAIWDEQKKEIFLIRDRLGIKPLYYTNPNGRFLWASEIKVLLQHPAVSKSLNEGAIPHYLTLLMPPAPETMFEGIFKLEAGCSIRVRANGDVEKKRWWSLLDAGEVDESLTEEKAIEDLRFLLRRSIKDRMMSDVPFGVFLSGGIDSSLNVALMSELMDRPVETFTVGFRDLEKYNELKYAHEIATKFKTNHHEILVDQQMARDVISDLAYHEDEPNGDPVCIPLYFVSKLTRDSGTIVVQVGEGSDEEFIGYPWMLRDLRFRQRFWKHAVPLFARKLAYYGMKPFAKHPLMREYVRRYAEGEEFFWGGAVSLTEEHKKLLFRDYSKQTHSTFKYPAAWHREVNERYPNADYPQRMMYLEFQQRLPQMLLMRVDKVSMMPSLEARVPFLDHRIVEYAFRMPTRIKLGPNNEPKHILKKAAEGILPHEHIYRKKQGFAAPVAEWLKKEWKPLFDDQLASSRIAREHFDTDYIKQLQSEHIAGTRKNEQQLWSLLNLFLWEKRYFG, from the coding sequence ATGTGCGGAATTGCAGGCGTTTACGAGTACGGTTTTCGGGCAAACCCGACGACGAGCGAGGCCATCCTGACGCGGATGTCCGACGCGATGATTCATCGCGGCCCGGACGATGCCGGGAATTTCATCTCGCGCGACGGCACATGTGGACTGACGTTCCGCCGACTTGCCATCGTCGATCTCTCGCCCGCAGGCCACCAGCCGATGGTGACCAAAGACGGACGATTCGCCATCACCTTCAACGGCGAGATCTATAACCACCTCGAAGTTCGCGCCGAACTCGAAGCCAAAGGCTATCAGTATCACTCCCGCTCCGATACCGAAACGATCCTCTACGCGTTCGAAGAATGGGGTGAGGAATGTTTTACGAAGTTTCTCGGCATGTTCGCTGTGGCGATCTGGGATGAACAGAAGAAAGAGATATTCCTCATCCGTGACCGCCTCGGCATCAAGCCGCTCTACTACACCAATCCGAACGGGCGATTCCTCTGGGCGAGCGAGATTAAGGTGTTATTGCAGCATCCCGCAGTTTCGAAGTCGCTCAACGAAGGTGCCATCCCGCACTATCTGACGCTGCTGATGCCGCCGGCGCCCGAGACGATGTTCGAGGGCATCTTCAAACTTGAAGCGGGCTGCTCGATCCGTGTTCGTGCGAATGGTGATGTTGAGAAGAAGCGTTGGTGGTCACTGCTCGATGCTGGTGAGGTAGATGAATCGCTCACCGAAGAGAAAGCAATCGAAGATCTCCGATTCCTGTTGCGTCGAAGTATAAAAGACCGGATGATGAGCGACGTGCCGTTCGGTGTATTCCTCTCCGGTGGAATCGATTCGAGCCTGAACGTTGCGCTCATGAGCGAGCTGATGGACCGGCCGGTCGAGACCTTTACCGTCGGCTTCCGAGATCTCGAGAAATACAACGAGCTCAAATACGCGCACGAGATCGCGACAAAGTTCAAAACGAATCATCACGAGATCCTTGTCGATCAGCAGATGGCTCGTGATGTCATCTCCGATCTTGCCTATCACGAAGACGAGCCGAACGGCGATCCGGTCTGTATCCCGCTCTACTTCGTCTCGAAGCTCACGCGCGATAGTGGCACGATCGTTGTACAGGTCGGCGAGGGCTCGGACGAAGAGTTTATCGGCTACCCGTGGATGCTGCGCGATCTCAGATTTCGCCAGCGGTTCTGGAAGCATGCTGTGCCGCTGTTCGCACGGAAGCTTGCCTATTATGGGATGAAGCCGTTTGCGAAGCATCCGCTCATGCGCGAATATGTTCGCCGATACGCCGAAGGCGAGGAGTTCTTCTGGGGTGGGGCCGTATCGCTGACCGAAGAGCATAAGAAGCTGCTCTTCCGTGACTACTCTAAGCAGACGCATTCGACCTTCAAGTATCCAGCCGCATGGCACCGGGAAGTGAACGAGAGATATCCGAATGCCGACTACCCGCAGCGGATGATGTACCTTGAGTTTCAGCAGCGCTTGCCGCAGATGCTTCTGATGCGCGTGGACAAGGTTTCGATGATGCCGAGTCTCGAGGCACGAGTGCCGTTCCTCGATCATCGCATCGTCGAGTACGCATTCCGTATGCCGACTCGCATAAAGCTCGGCCCCAACAACGAGCCGAAGCACATTCTGAAGAAGGCTGCCGAAGGCATCCTGCCGCACGAGCACATCTACCGAAAGAAGCAAGGCTTCGCCGCGCCGGTCGCCGAGTGGCTCAAGAAGGAATGGAAGCCGCTCTTCGACGATCAACTTGCGTCGAGCAGAATTGCACGCGAGCATTTCGATACGGACTACATCAAACAGCTCCAATCCGAACACATCGCCGGTACCCGCAAGAACGAGCAGCAGCTCTGGTCGCTACTGAATCTATTCTTATGGGAGAAACGGTATTTTGGATAG
- a CDS encoding DUF1501 domain-containing protein — protein MKRRDFVKHIPLGLAAASVPFSIGGLAGRAFGKSSLLDAILNSQTDTDRVLVIINLQGGNDGLNTVIPFQDQVYYDSRKEVGFLYTEKNLLTPFQLSSSMALNPSMSIKTDGKTATNYFDLWSSGKLAVIQNVGYANPDRSHFRATDIWNSASDSNLVVSTGWVARYLQDQRASLDPNDPPAISIGSATTLLFQGDTAVESIAISDPSNYTSATDYADDPFPSSNYGTELSYVHEILKQSDVYGKRFTDLFNKTTHPNATKNTVAYNANNPLAVQLQKVAWCINAGLKTRVYFVQQGGYDTHVNQNTKDPTITGQGYLLSQLAEAIATFQKDIENMGYADRVVGMTYSEFGRRVIPNGSHGTDHGTAAPMFVFGAGINGGLYGDNPNLTTSGVRPLDIYGDLTAQFDFRQVYAALLTQWFGANDAFRKAVLNQSAFTKTDDFTLQFPLNGVGTMQNLIKNPVDAVSRLSSPQFILHQNYPNPVRETTEIGFDLAAGTRVLLELFDARGEHVATLSDGYHGAGSYRVMFDAGRLSSGTYYYRLDAGGMVETKSMTIIH, from the coding sequence ATGAAACGTCGCGATTTTGTAAAGCATATTCCGCTCGGGCTCGCTGCAGCGAGCGTCCCGTTCAGTATCGGCGGCCTTGCCGGTCGTGCATTCGGGAAGTCGTCGCTCCTCGACGCAATTCTAAATTCGCAAACCGACACGGACCGTGTGCTCGTGATCATCAACCTGCAAGGCGGCAATGACGGACTCAATACCGTCATCCCGTTTCAAGATCAGGTCTATTACGATAGCCGCAAGGAAGTAGGCTTCCTCTACACGGAAAAGAATCTGTTGACACCGTTCCAACTGAGCTCGTCGATGGCGCTCAACCCGAGCATGAGCATCAAGACAGATGGCAAGACGGCAACGAACTACTTCGATCTCTGGTCGAGCGGCAAACTGGCGGTAATCCAAAACGTCGGATATGCCAATCCGGACCGTTCCCACTTCCGTGCGACGGATATTTGGAATTCGGCGAGCGACTCGAACCTCGTCGTCTCGACCGGCTGGGTAGCCCGCTACTTGCAGGATCAGCGTGCAAGCCTTGACCCGAACGATCCGCCGGCGATCTCGATCGGCTCGGCGACCACGCTGCTGTTCCAAGGCGACACGGCCGTCGAATCCATCGCGATCTCCGACCCAAGCAACTATACGTCAGCGACGGACTATGCCGACGACCCATTCCCATCGTCGAACTATGGCACGGAGCTTTCGTACGTTCACGAGATCTTGAAGCAGTCCGACGTCTACGGCAAGCGATTTACCGATCTCTTCAACAAGACGACACATCCGAACGCCACGAAGAACACTGTCGCGTACAATGCGAACAATCCGTTAGCTGTCCAACTCCAGAAAGTTGCGTGGTGCATTAATGCGGGGTTGAAGACGCGTGTGTACTTCGTGCAACAAGGCGGATACGATACGCACGTCAACCAGAATACGAAGGACCCAACCATCACCGGCCAGGGATACTTGCTCTCGCAGCTTGCCGAGGCGATTGCGACCTTCCAGAAAGACATAGAGAATATGGGGTACGCCGACCGTGTGGTGGGCATGACCTATTCCGAGTTCGGCCGTCGTGTGATCCCCAACGGATCGCACGGAACAGACCACGGTACAGCAGCTCCGATGTTCGTGTTCGGAGCTGGTATCAACGGTGGACTCTACGGCGACAACCCGAACCTTACCACAAGCGGTGTTCGTCCGCTCGATATCTACGGCGACCTCACCGCACAATTCGATTTTCGCCAAGTATATGCCGCACTACTGACCCAATGGTTCGGTGCAAACGACGCATTCCGTAAGGCGGTACTGAACCAGTCTGCGTTCACGAAGACCGACGACTTTACGCTGCAATTCCCGCTCAATGGGGTTGGGACGATGCAAAACCTGATCAAGAACCCCGTCGATGCGGTTTCGCGCTTGAGCAGTCCGCAGTTCATACTGCACCAGAACTACCCGAACCCCGTACGCGAGACCACCGAGATCGGCTTCGATCTTGCAGCAGGTACGCGGGTGCTGCTCGAACTCTTCGATGCGCGTGGCGAGCACGTTGCGACGCTGAGCGACGGATATCACGGTGCCGGATCGTACCGTGTCATGTTCGATGCCGGCCGTTTGTCAAGCGGTACGTATTACTACCGGCTCGATGCCGGAGGAATGGTCGAGACAAAGTCGATGACGATTATTCATTAG